The segment GCCGAGCGTGACGCCACTGCAACAGTCGGCGCAATAAAGCCACCGCCCGTCCGCTTTTCGGCGCGACGGCGCGTGCGCGCTGGCACATCGGAAAATGTTGCGGTAGGAAGCCGTGCTGCGTCGGCAGGAGACACCCGCAACGGGGCTCGTCGCGGGAGAGAAATGCACCGGTGAAAGTCCGGTACGGCGTGCAAGACGTGGTGGCTGCGGTAAAATCGAGGGCAAGGCCTTGCCTGTCCCGAGCCGGGGGATCCGGCCCGCAGCTCCACCGCACCATCCCTTTCCCTGATTGGTGAAGATCGCGTCAACCCTGCCGCGAATCCCCTGCGTTTCCGCGAAAAATACCCTGCGGCCGCGACGCAGGATGCTGAAGATCGCGATCACCAATCTCCCCAACCCGCCGGCAAGACCTGCCGCGCCACCATGGCGCCGATCGGATCGACCGGAGGAGCGGCATGGATTTCGGCTGGGGCAGGACGAAGGTGGCGAAGCTGGCGGGCGCGCTCGCCCTGGCGGCCGCGACTCCGTTCGTGCAGGGCGCGACCGGCATCGACAATCATTTCGAGGAGCGGCTGCTCGCCGGCCATAATCGCGAGCGGGCGATGCTGGGCATCCCGCCGCTGGCCTGGAACGAGCTGCTGGCGCGCGACGCCCGCCTCTATGCCGCGCGGCTCACCCGCGTCGGCTATCTCGTCCACAGCGAGGACGACCCCGCCGAGACCGATCCGCAGGGCGAGAATCTGTGGGCGGGCACGCGCGGCTATTACGGCCCCGAGCAGATGGTCGGCCTGTGGGTCGACGAGAAGACGGACTTCAAGGCCGGCGTCTTCCCGAACAACAGCCTGAGCGGCGACCTCGACAATGTCGCGCATTACACGCAGGTCGTCTGGCGCTCCTCGCGCGCGGTCGGCTGCGCGCTGGCGCATGGCCGCGTCGACGATTTCCTGGTCTGCCGCTACAGCGAGGGCGGCAACGTCATCGGTGAAGTGCCTTTTTGAAGATGACGTCATCCCGGCGAAAGCCGGGATCTCCCTTTTCTTCTTCTGCCTCGCCCACGATGAAGCGTTCAAGGCAGGGAGATTCCGGCTTTCGCCGGAATGACGGGAGAGGGTGGTCGGATTAGCCCTTCACGGGCTCCTCAGGCTCAACCCCATTCTTCCGGTACGTCACCCGCGCGACGCCGCCGATCAGCGCGAAGCCGAGCATGAGCTGGACCCAGGTCGACGGCTCGGGCACGCCCGGGGACGGGGGATTGGGGTTGCCGGTGCTCGGCGGCACGAAGATGCGCGGCGTCAGCGGGACCGCGACGTCGGGCGGCGGCGCCTCGGCCACCTGCAGCGGCGTCGTCTCGACCGGAACCGGGGTCACCGGCGGCAGGTCCGACAGCGCGAAGGGAGTGACGGTCGGGCACGGCGTCTCGGCCGACGCGACCTGGACGCCCTCGGGGGCCGCGCGGACGCGGGTCTTGGGCTTGGCATATTGGCGCGGCTGGGTCGCCTTGTGGACCGCATCGCGGACCTGCGGCACCCCCAGGCTCAAGGCCGTGGTTCCCGCCACCGGACAGACACAGGTCATCAGCAGCTTGGCCGCCTTGGACGCAACAGCTTCCTTCAACATGCAGAACTACCCCGATACTCCCCCGGCGCCATAAAGCGCATCGCTTCCAATAGCATATTTTCGGATCAAGTCCAAAATCGGGGTGGTAAACATGTGCAACTTCCGCCCGACGACGCCACCCCGCGCCATCCAACGACTGTTCCGCCACGCGGCGATCCGCTATGGGCAAGCTTGGCGCATCGGCGACGTCGATGCCCGGAACATGGTTGAGATGGCGTGAATCCTTGAGCAGATCTGTGGGGGACATGACGGAAAGCCGGCCGGTGGGGGACAATGGCCGCTACGGACTGGCCGATCTGCTGCCGCTGCTCGCCTTCGTGCGCCGCTTCTGGCCGCTCGCGATCGGCGTCGCCGCGGTGGTCGGGCCGACGCTCTACGGCGTCGCCACCCAGAACTGGACCACCGAGCAGGGCGCGCACGGCCCGATCGTGCTGGCGACCGCGCTGTGGCTGTTCTGGCGCCGCTGGGGCGAGGTGCGCTCGCTCGCGCACCCCGGCGACACGCGGCTCGCGGCGCTCGCCTATCTGGTCGTCGCGCCGCTCTACATGGTCGCGCGGATCATCAACGTCATCGAGGTCGAAGGCTTCATGATGTACGGCCTGCTGCTGATCACCGCCTATTGGCTGATCGGCTGGCAGCCGCTGCGCGCGATGTGGTTCCCGGTCTTCTACATGCTGTTCATCTTCCCGCCGCCCGACACGGTGGTGGCGATGGTCACCCAGCCGCTCAAGATCGGCATCTCGCAGACGGCGATCGACCTGCTCCACGGCCTCGGCTATCCGATCGCCGGGTCGGGGGTGATGATCATCATCGGCCAGTACCAGCTCCTGATCGCGGCGGCCTGCGCAGGGCTCAACTCGCTGATCAGCCTGTCGGCGATCGGCCTGTTCTACGTCTATATCCGGCACAATGCGAACTGGCGCTACGCGCTGCTGCTGATGCTCGCCATCGTGCCGGTCGCGATCCTCGCCAACTTCATCCGGGTGCTCGCACTGATCCTCATCACCCATTATCTCGGCGACGAGGCGGCGCAGGGCTTCCTCCACACCTTCTCGGGCATCACCATGTTCCTGTTCTCGGTCCTCGGCATCTTCGCGGTCGACGCGCTGGCGTCGCCGCTGCGCCGCCGGCTGGCGCGCGGGGGCGGCGGACGATGAGCGACGACACCGACGACCGCCGCCTGCTGTCGCGGCGCGCGTTGATCGCGGGCGGACTGCTGACCGGCGCGGGGGTCGTCGCCAATGCCCGGCGGCCCGACATCCCCTTCCGCATGATCAAGGAAGCGAAGCTCAACCCGCTCTTCCCCTGGACGATCGGCGACTGGGAATATCAGACGAGCAGCGGCCTGGTGCTGCCGCCGCCCGACCAGATGAGCGACCGGCTCTACAACGCGATCATCACCCGCTATTACGCGTCGCCCACCCAGCTCCCGGTCATGCTCCTGGTCGCCTATAACGGCATCCAGGACGGCATGCTGCAGGTCCACCGGCCAGAGGTCTGCTATCCGGCGGCGGGCTATGCGATCGAGCATGAGCGGCTGATCGCCCTCGACGCGGGCGGCGGGGTCGAGGTGCCCGGCCATTATCTCGCCGCGCGCAGCGTCAGCCGCCACGAGCAGCTCATCTACTGGACGCGGATCGGCAACGACTTCCCGACCCAGTGGTGGCAGCAGCACTGGGCGGTGGCGAAGGAGAATCTGAAGGGGCGGGTGCCCGACGGCATGCTGATCCGCTTCTCGACCGCGGCGCCCGACGACAAGACCGCGATCCTGACGCTCAAGCGCTTCCTGAAGCCCTTCTTCGCCTCGCTCTCCCCCACCGCGCGGCGGCTGGTGCTGGGCGAGGCCGGCGCGCCGGGGCTGAAGGACCAGATTCTTTCGAGCCAGCCGAAATCGCGCTGACGCCTATCCTAACCGCGTGGCTTGTCGAGCGGGCGCAGCACGACGTGGACGAAGGCGAGCGTGCCGACGATCACCGCGACGGCGATGAGGTGATAGACCAGCCCGCCGCCCGCCACCGCCTTGTTGCCGAAATAATTGGCGACCGCGCAGCCCGCCGACGCCGCCAGATAGTGCAGCATCGAATCCCGGGGAGGCTCGTCTCCGGTCGATCGCTGCAGGAAAAGCACCACCAGGCCGGCGAAGATCGCGACGGTGACCCAATCGTAAACTGTTTCCAACTATGCAGCCCTCCCGCGGTCCATGAGCCATACAGGCTTGTCGCCGGGGCTGGCAATCATGTAGCACAGGAACGACGATCGGTGTTCCACAGGCGTCGGGGGAATTGGAAGTGAAGGTAAAAGCTGCACTTTTGGGCGGCGCGATGGCCGCGGCCCTGCTGGTTTCCGGCTGCCACAAGGAGCCGAAGGGCCAGATATTGGCCATCGTCAACGGCGAGGAAATCTCGCTGCAGGAGCTCAATGCCGAGCTGCAGGGCACGCGCATCCCGGATTCGGTCGACCGCGACAAGCTGCGCAAGCAGGTGCTGCAGCGGCTGATCGACCGCAAGCTGATCGTCCAGAAGGCGCGCGAGCAGGGTCTCGACAAGACCCCCGAATATGTCACCCAGCAGCGCCGGCTCGAGGAGAATCTCCTCGTCACGATGCTGGGCCAGAAGATCGCGTCGACGGTGCCGATGCCCGACGATCGCGACATCACCCAATATATCGCCGACAACCCGACCCAGTTCGCGAGCCGCCAGCGGCTGTTGCTCGACCAGATCCAGTTCGCGGCGCCGAAGGACCCCAAGCAGCTCCTGACGCTGCGTGACGCGCACACGCTGGAGGCGCTGGCGACCGGCATCCAGAAGCTCGGCCTCGGCATGTCGCGCGGCAAGGGCGTGATCGATACCGGCCGGCTCGATCCGGCGCTGGTCAAGGTGATCAACCAGCTTCCGCCGGGCGAGCCCTTCGTGCTGCCGTCGAACGGCCAATATGTCGCGAGCGTCATCGTCGGCCGCGACGCGACCCCGACGCCGACGCCGATCGCGCGCCAGGCCGCCGCCGAGATGGTCCGCCGCAAGGAGCTGGTCGCCGAGAGCAAGGCGCAGGTCGCCCGCGCCCGTACGAGCGCCGAGATCCAGTATCAGCCCGGCTACGAACCGGACAAGTCGGCGATCAAGGCCTCGCAGGCGAAGAAGGCTGCTAAATAGCAGCCTTCTTCGCCTTTATTTGTTGGCCTCAGGCGCCGGCGTGCGCATCCGCGCACTTGGCTATCCTCGCATAAGCTCGGGCGCGCGGTCGCGCTTGCGGAGCCCTGTCGGGCTCCGACGCAGACCTCATGCGGCAGAACGGGACGCGCCAGCGTCCCGCAAGGCCGAACGGCCGCCCGAGCTTATGCGAGGATAGCCAAGCGAGGCGGATGCCTCGCGCCCGGCGCTTGAGGGCCAAACAAAAAAACAACTCCGTCAATACACATCCCGATCCCAGACCAGCCGCCACACCGTCTCCAGGATGATCCTGAGGTCGAGCATCAGCGACCAGTTCTCGATATAGTACATGTCATATTCGACGCGCCGCTTGGCGCGCTCGACCGTCGCGATCTCGCCGCGCAGGCCGCGCACCTGCGCCAGGCCGGTGATGCCGGGCTTGACCCGGTGCCGCGCCACATAGCCGCGCACCGCCTCGAAATAATAATCGTCGCCGACCTTCATCCGCGTCGCGTGCGCGCGCGGGCCGACGATCGACATCTCGCCGGTCACGACGTTGAACAGCTGGGGCAGCTCGTCGATCGACAAGCGGCGGATGATGCGGCCGACCGGCGTCACCCGGCTGTCGCCGCGCACCGTCCGCTCGGCGCCGCTCTCGTCCTGCCGGTCGACATGCATCGAGCGGAATTTGAGCACGTTGATCTTGACGTTGTTGAAGCCGAACCGCTCCTGCCGGAACAGCACCGGCCCCCGGCTGGTGAGCTTGATCGCGATCGCGGTTAGCAGCATCAGCGGCGAGAACAGGATCAGGCCGACGATCGCCACCGCCCGGTCCTCCATCGCCTTGAGGATGCGGTTGAAGTCGCGCATCGGCCGCTGCCACAACGCGAACAGCGGCAGCGATCCGATGAAGCGCATCGAATATTGCTGCGACAGGTCGAGCGCCTCGCGCGGCATCAGGCAGATGTCGACCGACACGCGCTGCAGCGCCTCGGTGATCTGGTCGAGCCGGGCCTGGCTGATCATCGGCAGCGCGATGATCACCATGTCGACGTCGCCCTGGGCGATGCGATAGACCAGCGCGTCGAGCGATCCGATGAAGGGCACCGGCCAGGGTCCGTCGCGTTCGATCCGCGTGGTCCGGTCGTCGGCGATGCCGAGGACCGTGACATAGGGCAATCGTTCGAGGTCGAGCAGCCGCAACACCCGTTCCGAGCTGGCGAGGTCGGCGCCGTAGATGACGATGCGCTGGCCGATATGGCCCGCCTGCACCAGATACCAGACCAGCTTGCGGACCACGAAGCGGCTGACGAACAGCAGCGCGGCGGTGAGCCCGAGATAGCAGAGCGCGAGGCCGGAGGAGAAGGGCTTGGCCTGGCCGAGCTGCCAGATCGTCGCGAACACCAGCAGCGCGGCGAGGAGGAATTCGAACGCCACCGCCTGGTCGCTGTCGCCGCCCCGTCCCATCGGATGCGCATAGCTGTTCCGCGACAGGCGGATCAGGAAGAAGTTGACCCCGACCAGCACCGCCACGTTGACATGCTGCTCGATGAAGTAGCGCGGGCCGAGGATCAGCTCATAGGCGAGCGGCGCCAGCAACGAGCCGAGCAGCAGGCACAGCAAGTCGACCCCCAGGATGATCGTCGCGATCACATTGGAGGTGAAGCGATATTTGCGCGACCGGAGTTCCGTCGGCGGCGCCTGCCCCTCGCTCACGTTCAGCATGCCGCGCCCGTCCTGCCACAAGTCGAGGGGGCTTGCCCAGCGGCACGCGCGGCGCGCCGGTTTTCGAGCGTCCGGCGCAGCTTCAGCCCGCCCGGCACCTGCTCGAGCCCCTCCATCACCTCCGCGACGCAGGCGGCGTCGCCGCGCGACAGGCACAGCTCCCCGCGAATCCGCCAGCCGTCACGCGACCGGGGATTCTCGCGGGTGAAGCGGCGGGCGATGTCGAGCGCCATCGGCCCGCGCCGGGTCCGCAGCAGATGATCGACATAGGCCTGGAGCATGTCGCCGTCGTCGGACAGCTCCTTCATCGCATTGGCATAGGCGCCGTCGGCGAGCACCGTCTCGCCGCGGCGGACATAGATGTCGGCCAGCGCGACGCGGCCTTCCGCCATGCGTGGATTGTCGCTGGTCAGGAGCTGGGCGTCGCGCAGCGCGCCGGCGAGGTCGCCCGCCGCCGTCGCCACCCGCACCCGCATCAGCAGCGCGCGGGGATTGCTCTTGTCGAAGCGCAGCACGCGGTCGACCAGCGCCAGCGCCGCCGGCCCCCGGCCCAACCCCGACAGCGCGCCGGCATAGAGGACGTCGGCCTCGACCCCGGCGGCGGTGACGTCCTTGCCGTCGACGAAGGGGCGCAGCACCGCCTCCGCCTCGGCAAAGCGCCGCTGGTCGAGCAGCAGGTGGCCGAGCGCGATCTTCATCGCCCTGTCGCCGGTCCGGTCGACGAAGCGCCGGACCCCTTCGATGTCGATCCGGTCGCTGCCGACCTCGTTCCACAGGTCGACGATCCGCTGCTGGATCGCGGCGTCGCCGCGATGGCGCCGCAGCAGCCGCGCGAGCAGTTCGAGCGCGCGGCCGGGCCGGCCATGCTCGTAGAGCATCCGGGCATATTCGAAGCGCAGGTCGGCATTGTCCGGCTGCAGCGCGAACAGCCGGGCGAAGGTCCGCGCCACGTGGGGGAAGTCGTCCTGGGTGCCGTAGAGATCGAGCAGGGTCATCAGCTTGGCGGCCGATTCGCCGTCGGCCGCGATCGCCTTTTCGAGTTCGGCGATCGCCCCGTCGCGGTCGCCGTCCAGGGTGAGGACGCGGGCGCGCAGGATCTTGCCGCCCTCATTGGCCGGATCGATCGCTAGCATCCGGTCGGCGGTCGCGCGGGCGGCGGGCAGGTCGTGCCGCGCCGCCGCGACCGATCCCTTGACCAGCAGCATGCGCAGCGAGCGCGGCTGCTTCTCCAGCATCTGGTCGGCCAGCCGCTCGGCATCGTCATAGGAGCCGCCCGAATAGGACAGCTCGGCCATCGCCTGGATCGCCTCGGCATCGTTCGGGTCGAGCTCGACCAGCCGGGCATAGGCCTCATAGGCTTCGAGCAGCCGTCCGCTCGCCAGCTCGACCCGCGCCAGCCGCGCCCAATATTCGGGGATGTCGTCCTGCGCGGCCAGCGCGCGCTTGATCTCGATCCGCGCGGAGGTGAAATCGCGCCGGGCATAATAGACGTCGTAGCGCGCCGCCGCCTTCGACGCCTTCTCCTCGGCCGAGCCGCAGGCGACCAGCATCAGCAGCGCCGCCGCCGCGATGAAGCGTGCCAAGCCCGAAGCCATCTCTTGCCAGCCGTCCCTTTCCGCCCGATGACGGGCAGCCAGAACCCATCGGGGTCGCACGATCAATAGGGCAAAGTGTAAAACATGGCCTTTCCTGATGTCGTCGTGCCCGATATCGCCGTGGTCGTGATCGGTCGTAACGAAGGCGAGCGGCTCGACCATTGCCTGCGGTCGGTCGCGGGCCTGCGCACCGTCTATGTCGATTCGGGGTCGAGCGACGGCAGCGCCGATCGCGCGCGGGCGGCGGGGGCCGAGGTGATCGAGCTCGACGCGGCCGGCGGCTTCTCGGCGGCGCGCGGACGCAATGCCGGGATCGAGCGGCTGCTCGCCGATCCGGCGGTCGTCCATGTCCAGTTCCTCGACGGCGACACCCGGCTCGATCCCGGCTGGCTGGCGGCCGGCAAGGCCGCGCTCGACGCCGATCCGGCGCTCGGCGCGGTGTTCGGGCGGCTGCGCGAGCAGGATGTCGGGCGATCGATCTACCGCTGGCTGTGCGACCTCGAATGGGCCGTCCCGCCTGGCCCGGCCGAGGCGTTCGGCGGCAATGTGCTGGCGCGCGCGGCGGCGCTGCGCGACGCCGGCCGCTACCGGGCGGAGATGATCGCGGGCGAGGACCCCGATTATGCGCTGCGCATGCGCGGGCGCGGCTGGGGCCTGCTGTCGCTCGCCGCGCCGATGGGCATCCACGATTCGGGGATCGACCACTTCGGCCCCTGGTGGCGGCGGACGATCCGCGCGGGCCGGGGCTTCGCCGCGCTGGCGGCGCTGCATCCGGACGCGCCCGGCTATGCGCGCGGCCGCGCCCGCATCCTGTTCTGGGCGGGCGTGGTTCCCCTGATCGCGATCGCCGGGCTGGCGCTGGGAATCGCCGCCGATCGCCGCTGGCTGCTGCTGGCGCTCGCGGCGCTGCTGCTCGTCGCGGCGCAGACCGTCCGCGTCACCGCGCGCGAAAGCCGCCGCCACGGGCCGCTGCGCGCCTTCGCGCTGTCGCTGTTTCTGGCGATCGGCAAATATGCCGAGATGATCGGGCTGCTGCGTTACCACCGCGACGGGCGGCGCGGGCGGACGCCATGACCGACCTGATCGCCTGGCTGATCGTCGCGCTGCCGGCGGTCGCGACGCTGGTGCTGGCGATCGAGCTGGCGGCGGCGCAGGCATCGCTCCGCCCGCCGCTCGCGCCGCGCGGCGATCCGCGCATCGCGATCGTCATCCCCGCGCATGACGAGGCGGCCGGAATCGCCGCCGCCGTCACCGCCGCGCGCGCCGCAGCGCCGCCCGGCGCCCGGCTGCTCGTCGTCGCCGACAATTGCGCCGACGACACCGCCACCCGCGCCCGCGCCGCCGGGGCGGAGGCGATCGAACGCGACGACCCCGACCGGCGCGGCAAGGGCTTCGCGCTCGCCTTCGCCCGCGACCATCTCGCCGCCGCCCCGCCCGATGTCGTCGTCGTCGTCGACGCCGACTGCACGGTGGCGGACGACGGCATCGCCCGGCTGGCCGCCGCCGTCCAGGCGCAAGGCCGGCCGGTCCAGTCGACCTATCTGATGCGGCCCGCTCCCGATCGGGGAACGCTGGTCGCGCTGTCGGGCTTCGCCTTCCTCGTCCGCAACCTCGTCCGGCAGCGGGGCCTCGCCCGGCTCGGCGCGCCAGCGCTGCTGACCGGATCGGGCATGGCCTTTCCCTGGGCGGCCTTCGCCGCCGCCCCGCTCGCCACCGACGACCTCGCCGAGGACCTGGCGATCGGCATCGCCCTGACGCGGCAGGGCTTCCCTCCCGCCTTCCTGCCGCAGGTCGCGACCTGGTCGGACCCGGCGCGGCGCGACGCCACCCGCGCCCAGCGGACGCGCTGGGAGCAGGGCTTCCTCCGCGCCGCCCGCGCCGCCGCCCTGCCGCTGATCGCCGCCGGGCGCTGGCCGCTCGCGTGGCTCGGCCTCCACCTGCTGGTGCCGCCGCTGGCGCTGCTCGTGGCAGCCGACGGCGCGGTGCTGGCGTTGCTCGCCCTGCTGGGATCGTCCGCGCCCTTCGCGCTGCTGGCGACGTTGCTCGGCGCGACGGGCGCGCTGCTGCTGCTCTGCTGGTGGCGGTTCGGGCGCGACCAGCTATCGGCGGGACGGCTGCTGCTGATCCCCCTCTATGTGGTGTGGAAGCTGCCGCTCTACGCCGCCGCCGCGCTGCGACCCGAGCGGCGCTGGATCAGGACCGACCGCGACTGACCGGTCAGCGCTTCAGCCGCTCGATCGCTTCCAACACCGCCCGCCGCTTGGGCGTCTCGCTGAGCGGCTGACCGCTATATTCGGTCATGCCGAAGGCGGCGTTGCTCCCCGCCGAGCCGCTCGACGCGAGCAGCATCAGCATGTCGCCGAACTGGCGATCCCAGGCGTCGAGATATTTGCGATAGCTGTCGGCCATGCGCGGGTCGCGGTTGAGGCGCGGGACGAGCGTCGCGTCCTTGCCCGAATAGGTGATGTGCTGGCCGCCTTCATAGCCGAGGAAGCGCAGGCCCCGCGCATCGGCCATCTGCTTGGCCCTGAGCGCGGGCACGAAGGTTTCCTGGACCATCCCGTCAAGCTTCGCGAACAGCGGCCCGAGGTCGCTGGTGTCGGCGGGCGGTTCGAGCAACAGCGCCTGCCCGAAATAGGGCGCCATCGCGAGGGCATCGAGATGCGACGCGGTATCCTGATAGTCGAGCGCGATCGTCATCAGCTCGGGCCAGGCATTCTGGCCCGACAATATCCGGACGATGCGCGGCATCTGCCCGGCGAACACCTTCTCCCAGATCTTGAAGGACTGGGTGACCTTCTGGGCATAGCGCCGCATCCGCGCCTCGTCGCGGTTGCTGCCGAGCTTGGCGCGCTCGCCTTCCGCCAGCGCCTGCCGCGCGGCCGGGAAGCTCATGTTCCAGATCTCGTTGCCGATCTCGACATAGGCGGTCCGGCCGGGAGCGAGATGATCGCGGACATAGGTCGCGAAGCGCTCCATCGCCGCGTCGTCGGTGTTCCACGGCATCACGAACCAGGGATCGACCTGCGCCTCGTTCGCGAGCAGGACGAGATTTTCCATGGCGACGCCCTGCGCGCCGCCCTGGATGGTCGAGCTCGGCAGGGTACGCTGCGCCCAGCTCCCCGCGACATTGCCGTTCGCCGCCTGCCAGTCGAGATAACGGATCGCCTTGTACGGCCGCAGCCCGTCGACGAAGGCGCGGTCGAACACCGCCTTGCGGTCGGCCCCCGCCTCGCGGCAATCGATATGGCGGACGGGATCGGCGGGATCGGTCGTGTCGAGGCGGATCAGCGTCTTGGTCCCCGCCGGCCAGGTGAAGTCGAAGCGGCCGGGCGACGCCTTGCCGTCCTTGATCCCGATGCCGCCGAGCACCCCCTTGCCGTCGTAGAGACAGGTGATCGCGACGTCGCCGCGATAGGCGGCGGCCGGCCGGACGAGCGCCATCGCGGCGATCTCGCCGGGCGCCAGCGAGCGGATCGTGCTCTCCTGGTCGATCCGGGCGGGGTCGAAGTCCTTCCAGCCATTGTGCGGGGCCTGCCATATGCCGCCGGCCGCGAGGTTCATGAAGGCGCGCTCGTTGCTCCAATAGGCCGGATAGCTGAGGTTGAGGCCGAAGGCGGTCGGCCTGTGCGGCACCGGCGCGGCCTGCGTCGCCGCGCGCGCGGGGGCGGAGAAGGAATTGCCCTCTTCTGGACGGTTGACCTTCGCGATCAGGACACACAGCATGATCGCCGCGACCGGAACGACAATTCGGACGATCCACTGCTTCATCGTCAACCGCGCCCGTCCCCGTCTCCGATCCCTGGGCTTTATGGGCGGGGTGCCGAAAAGGAAAGTGCAGACTCTCATGCTATGGACGGTGGCGGCCCCCTTCTTCACCGCCGGCGACGAAGGCGACCGCTGGCTCGACGATCTGGTCGACGCCCCCGCCCACCGCTTCCTGAAGATCCCGGCCGCCCCCGCGCGCGGCGGCGACTGGCACCGGCGCGCGATGCGGGCGACGCCGGTCGGCCAATGGCTGCGCCACTGGCGGCAATCGGCCCGGGCGCTCGCGCAGGGGGACGGGGTGGTGACCGTCTTTCCCCAACTCGCCCTGACCGCCGCGATCCAGCGCCGGATCGGGCGGCGCGACGGGCCGATCGTCGCCTGGTGCTTCAACATCGGCCGCTTCCCCACCGGGTGGAAAAGACGCGTCGCGCGCTTCTTCCTGCGGTCGGTCGACATGTTCGTCGTCCACAGCCGGGGCGAGCTCGCCCTGCTGCGCGACCGGCTGATGATCGATGAGGCGCGGATATGCTTCGTGCCGCTCCAGCGCGCCGCCGTCCCCATCCTCGCCAATGAGGAGACGGAGGCGCCGTTCGCGCTCGCCATGGGATCGGCCAACCGCGACTATGCGACGCTGTACGAGGCGTGCCGCCGCACCGGCCTGCCGCTGACGCTGGTCGCCGCGCGCCATGCCCTGCCGGCCGAACCGCCGCCGCCGAACGTCACGCTGCGCAGCGATCTCGATCCCGCCGCCTGCCTGCGCCTCGCCCAGCAGGCGCGTGTCTCGATCGTCCCGCTCGCCGACGTCGCCGCCGCGTCGGGCCAGATCACCATGGTCGAGGCGATGCGGATGGGCCGGCCGCTGATCGTCACCGACGCCATCGGCAGCCGCGACTATGTCGTCGACGGCGCGACCGGCCTGCTGGTCCCGCCGCGCGATCCGGCGGCGCTGGCGGCGGCGATGCGGCGACTGTGGGACGACGCGGCGCTGCGGACCCGCCTGGCCGACGCGGCCCGGCGCTTCGCCGGGGAGAGCCTGTCCGACGAAGCCGCGGCAGCCGCCCTCACGCGCATTCTCGACACGGTCGCCGCGCGGCGTAAGGGCTAACCGATCGCCGCCAGCCCAGCCGCGACGACATTGCGCGCAAACAGCCAGCTCAGCGCGGCGCCCGGCAGCAACGCGGCGACCAGCGCCGCATAATAGAGGCCGTGCTGCCGCAGCCGGAAAAGCCCCTGCCGGCGCAGCAGCGCGATGCTGTAGAGCAGCGCGCCGAGTTCGGCGACGGTCAGGGCCAGCGGCAGCGCCAGCGCGCCGAGCGGCCGGAAGAAGGCCGCGATCCACAGCAGGAACAGCGCGAAGCGCAACAGGTTCGCGTGCAGGATCGGCGAGGTCCGCCCCATCGCGACGACGGTCTGGATATTGGCGAAGCTGTCGAGATCGAAGCCGACCCGCAGCAGCAGCACGGTGAAGTAGATCCAGCCATATTCGTAGCGATGATCGAACAATATCCCGAACAGCGCCGGCGCGGCGCCCATCCCGAAGCCGATCCCGGCGAAGAGCAGCAGGAACTGGCGCTGGCGGGCGGCGTAGAAGACCGCCGCCAGCCGATCGGGCCCTTCGCGCCAGGCCCGCGACACCAGCGGGAAGAAGTAGCGCTCGACATAGTTGCGCCCGAAGGGCTGGGCGGCGAGGGCGAGGTTGGAGGGCAGGATATAGGCGCCGAAGCCGGCCATGCTGAACAGCCGCGCGAACAGGAATTTGTCCGACTGGGTGAGCAGCAGGGTCAGCAGGCTCGACGGCAGCACCCATCGCGAAAAACCCATCAGCTCCGCCGCGGAGCCCCGGTCCCAGGC is part of the Rhizorhabdus wittichii RW1 genome and harbors:
- a CDS encoding Tetratricopeptide TPR_2 repeat protein (PFAM: TPR repeat-containing protein; Tetratricopeptide TPR_2 repeat protein), whose translation is MRPRWVLAARHRAERDGWQEMASGLARFIAAAALLMLVACGSAEEKASKAAARYDVYYARRDFTSARIEIKRALAAQDDIPEYWARLARVELASGRLLEAYEAYARLVELDPNDAEAIQAMAELSYSGGSYDDAERLADQMLEKQPRSLRMLLVKGSVAAARHDLPAARATADRMLAIDPANEGGKILRARVLTLDGDRDGAIAELEKAIAADGESAAKLMTLLDLYGTQDDFPHVARTFARLFALQPDNADLRFEYARMLYEHGRPGRALELLARLLRRHRGDAAIQQRIVDLWNEVGSDRIDIEGVRRFVDRTGDRAMKIALGHLLLDQRRFAEAEAVLRPFVDGKDVTAAGVEADVLYAGALSGLGRGPAALALVDRVLRFDKSNPRALLMRVRVATAAGDLAGALRDAQLLTSDNPRMAEGRVALADIYVRRGETVLADGAYANAMKELSDDGDMLQAYVDHLLRTRRGPMALDIARRFTRENPRSRDGWRIRGELCLSRGDAACVAEVMEGLEQVPGGLKLRRTLENRRAARAAGQAPSTCGRTGAAC
- a CDS encoding Methanolan biosynthesis EpsI (TIGRFAM: Methanolan biosynthesis EpsI) — its product is MSDDTDDRRLLSRRALIAGGLLTGAGVVANARRPDIPFRMIKEAKLNPLFPWTIGDWEYQTSSGLVLPPPDQMSDRLYNAIITRYYASPTQLPVMLLVAYNGIQDGMLQVHRPEVCYPAAGYAIEHERLIALDAGGGVEVPGHYLAARSVSRHEQLIYWTRIGNDFPTQWWQQHWAVAKENLKGRVPDGMLIRFSTAAPDDKTAILTLKRFLKPFFASLSPTARRLVLGEAGAPGLKDQILSSQPKSR
- a CDS encoding SCP-like extracellular (PFAM: SCP-like extracellular~SMART: Allergen V5/Tpx-1 family protein) codes for the protein MDFGWGRTKVAKLAGALALAAATPFVQGATGIDNHFEERLLAGHNRERAMLGIPPLAWNELLARDARLYAARLTRVGYLVHSEDDPAETDPQGENLWAGTRGYYGPEQMVGLWVDEKTDFKAGVFPNNSLSGDLDNVAHYTQVVWRSSRAVGCALAHGRVDDFLVCRYSEGGNVIGEVPF
- a CDS encoding sugar transferase (PFAM: sugar transferase), which produces MLNVSEGQAPPTELRSRKYRFTSNVIATIILGVDLLCLLLGSLLAPLAYELILGPRYFIEQHVNVAVLVGVNFFLIRLSRNSYAHPMGRGGDSDQAVAFEFLLAALLVFATIWQLGQAKPFSSGLALCYLGLTAALLFVSRFVVRKLVWYLVQAGHIGQRIVIYGADLASSERVLRLLDLERLPYVTVLGIADDRTTRIERDGPWPVPFIGSLDALVYRIAQGDVDMVIIALPMISQARLDQITEALQRVSVDICLMPREALDLSQQYSMRFIGSLPLFALWQRPMRDFNRILKAMEDRAVAIVGLILFSPLMLLTAIAIKLTSRGPVLFRQERFGFNNVKINVLKFRSMHVDRQDESGAERTVRGDSRVTPVGRIIRRLSIDELPQLFNVVTGEMSIVGPRAHATRMKVGDDYYFEAVRGYVARHRVKPGITGLAQVRGLRGEIATVERAKRRVEYDMYYIENWSLMLDLRIILETVWRLVWDRDVY
- a CDS encoding eight transmembrane protein EpsH (TIGRFAM: eight transmembrane protein EpsH): MGKLGASATSMPGTWLRWRESLSRSVGDMTESRPVGDNGRYGLADLLPLLAFVRRFWPLAIGVAAVVGPTLYGVATQNWTTEQGAHGPIVLATALWLFWRRWGEVRSLAHPGDTRLAALAYLVVAPLYMVARIINVIEVEGFMMYGLLLITAYWLIGWQPLRAMWFPVFYMLFIFPPPDTVVAMVTQPLKIGISQTAIDLLHGLGYPIAGSGVMIIIGQYQLLIAAACAGLNSLISLSAIGLFYVYIRHNANWRYALLLMLAIVPVAILANFIRVLALILITHYLGDEAAQGFLHTFSGITMFLFSVLGIFAVDALASPLRRRLARGGGGR